In the genome of Clostridiales bacterium, one region contains:
- a CDS encoding adenylate kinase produces the protein MNIILLGAPGAGKGSQAVKISAKYNIPHISTGDILRANIKQGTEIGKKAKSYIDQGALVPDEVVIEIVKNRLNENDCKNGYLLDGFPRTIAQAQALDEFTKADIVLNIDVDLDILVKRLSGRRVCSVCGAPYHISAYKETECAKCGGEVIQRQDDEPQTVKARLKTYTLQTKPLIDYYAEKGLLVNIDGNRSIDDVFEDIVKILN, from the coding sequence ATGAATATAATCCTATTGGGCGCTCCCGGCGCGGGCAAAGGCTCGCAGGCGGTAAAGATATCGGCCAAGTATAATATCCCCCATATATCCACGGGCGATATTTTACGCGCCAATATCAAGCAAGGCACAGAAATAGGCAAAAAAGCCAAATCATATATAGACCAAGGCGCGCTTGTTCCAGATGAAGTAGTCATTGAGATTGTCAAAAATAGACTTAATGAAAATGACTGCAAAAACGGTTACCTATTGGACGGGTTTCCTCGCACCATTGCGCAAGCGCAAGCTTTGGACGAATTTACAAAAGCAGATATTGTGCTTAACATTGATGTAGACTTGGACATTCTTGTCAAAAGACTGTCCGGCAGAAGAGTTTGTTCTGTTTGCGGCGCGCCTTATCACATAAGCGCATATAAAGAGACGGAATGCGCAAAATGCGGCGGAGAAGTCATTCAAAGACAGGATGACGAGCCCCAAACAGTAAAAGCGAGACTCAAGACCTATACGCTTCAAACCAAGCCGCTTATTGATTATTACGCTGAGAAAGGGTTGCTAGTCAATATAGATGGCAACCGTTCAATTGACGATGTGTTTGAAGATATAGTAAAAATATTAAACTGA